The sequence gctggcatgttggcatgccttggcgcggagatgtggctggcacgattttccattagcacagtggtgcgactggtatgattggcatgccttggcgcggttgcatgagaatttagggttttgcacaggtgatgtcagtcaatgttaaaggttctgtcgtggaacatgacacatagaaagaaaaaaggtaccctggtaattcttacgtaagcatgctgatCAGTTcagtaaatgtgctaatggtcagaatgacgtcatgccagatgtgcggttttacaattttaaccctaggctaaaaaccaccatcaacaactatataacaatgattgagagcaactgttttatcattgttattgctacggattttcaacaactatgatgctgagttgaacacatttaaaatcattggagtacttggaagtgacgaagatttcgagtaatgttgaagaaccaaggagatcaagcatttggatgagaagctacaaagtgttattttgtaatccatatctattgatagttttgttactaaaattgacaaagggggagattgttagagcaccgctcggtcgaactcgcaagcgttgctatctcaaacttgtttgccaatgttagtgatcaaaactataatccttgatttctagtctacttatagtgatgtctcggactaggatcgaTTGTGTAGTAGAGCAtcaaacttcacggcgttcatcaattgaagacgaagaattactaaggagagcttgtggaatttcattaaaaaaaggtatgtggagactaaaactcacctatcacttggaaaatctatttctactttatatcctatattgagacaaaagtcgtattactatatagtattcgattatgcacatttgagattttgagctgagtttaactctcttacatatttctcgaaatatgtgttggtaagctttctcttcaaccaagttcatcttatattcttgacgaaagtcaaaagatgatcatgtgaaaatcgccgagtaacatcttacatggtttgtgtgatacaatcatttggtgtagacttggaatgtttcgttatgactatttcaataacttgaaaattgctttgatgctaatagttcgtgaaaacaactattgccattctctaagaatatttcaatgattgaaatagagtttaaaacAATCGGATATAAGCATGGTATGCGTACtcgcatatatgtaatccatgtccgggaaccatagtatgcttactcgtacgcgtaccagttggtttgtgaaagtccgggtacctaagtacacataccggtacacgtaccggcgtaagGTTTGGGTCAAGAATTTTCTGCtgtgtttggaggtatgcgtacccgttcgcatactggcgaacccaaactcagtccggctacttaactatgcgtacccatttgcatacttgagtggttaaagttctaaaataggtttgttcatgaactaatacatttatataataaggaatgaattctttgcaaatcgtggctataatgttcatgaattgattcgagtgaatcaaaccgattttcttcaattgtgttcttgtatatttctatgagaatatagcaattgaacaactctataactattttcatttgagtcatttgaactagttgtgattaagatgaataaggttgatatgagagtgttcatatagctaacttcggttaactactgttgagacaacctagtgtacatgtttaggtatggttactcaaacctaaatgaaggtacatttcatttgtgtataacaagctaattaagttcgatctaacggttgaaagatattagcttgaatctaatcaggttttcatctaacgatgaatattgaatgctttgttaccaaggtaacttagattgcaaaccctgatttgaaaactatataagggagaactctagcaactgggaaacctaataccacacctcctgtgtgatactagttgcgactagagtcgattctcctttaaccttaggtttttcacgaaactctgtaggttaacgacttgaagacttcattgggattgtgaagccagacccaactattttctctgtagttgcgtgttctgatattacttctactatcatgattgagtattatctttccTAATAtttacttgagatttatctccgataggtaagattaaaagtagtcacaaacatcttcgtctcatcgtttgtgattccacaatatcttgtttcacttccatacgattaagattattgtgaggtgattgataatactaggttgtttttcgggaatataagttcggtttatcaattggttcttgtgtaccttgatttatcaaaagactgaacaaaactcgtaggtatttctgtgggagacagatttatctatttcaatagacttttctgtgtgagacagatttgtttatcaagtcttcgaatttgggtcgtagaaactcttggttgtggatgagatcagctaagggaatcaagtgcgtagaatcctgctggggttcagagatgtaaggagcacaaatgtaccttgatcagtgtgagattgattaggtctcaattacattccagtctgaagttcattggtagtaggctagtgtctgtagcggcttaatacagtgtggtgttcaaagctggactaggtcccggggtttttctgcatttgcgatttcctcgttaacaaaatttctggtgtttgtgttatttcttttccgcattatattttttatataatagaaatatcacaggttgtgtgttcagTTCAAtaagttcttgaatccgacctttgggttgttgattgagttgattgacacttggatattggtttgtgataccgtccaagttatttctcttattcaatcgggcttgcaagttcctatttgtttgattgcagattgaattgataaattgagatataactctttggtatacttttctataaattgagtctgactgtctagttgattctcttgaaagtatattgaagtttctctattcagatttccgaaagaaatattgggtgtggttgttagacccccactttttcaagaagagaatgaaaaaccaTCTTTTACAACTACGGATGATCAAACGAATCTTTTCCAAAGGAAACTTTAAACCGATTCCGTGAGAAAGATCTTAAAGAATACatatttcagtcacttgacaggaaacttatacttcttcaaaatactattgtaaaagtattaaaagaagtttcttatcttaaaaactgaaagatcatttctCAGTATAAACAAAAATACACTCCAACCCAATGAAATCAACTCAAAAAAATCAgataaaagagttgatgatcacttctggaaaaaggttccaccTCATTCATGTCAAAACAATCTCTGTTTACAAAAAGGTAGTTCCCCTGCTGAATGTTTCCAGGATAAAGGGAAGGAAATAATTTCTGTCAAACAAAACAATTAGGGAAGATTTCCAATAATTATTTCCGATGATCAAGATGatgtgcataataaggaaatccttataatgagaaaatcttatgaaaatctcattaacagaattaagagagatatatctatctctgaaaattcttacATCAGTTCACTTTCTTCTCATGATCCAAATCTCATTGCGATTAAGAAAGGTCAACTTTCTGGGAGAAAATATGTTGGGCAGAAAtttccaaagagaaacatgaactttttttctgatactcattgtaagcAAGATAatgcttactccgatacaacctaGTTATATGGAGAATGTGCACCCTCATCCAAGTTCGTGCTCATAAATTTTGGGATGAGGAAGCACATAAAACGAGAGCACATGTTTTTTATATTTGAAAAATCTGTGATAATTTTTGGATAAACTGCGAATCCATCTTGTCAGAAAAAAATTGTTCATGTGTATCATgatcttccataattaggttttatttgaaaattttgaatttttaataaaccttccagcacctagtttgtttatgcttgagaatcttctcttctgatataagattcactcaaactagatcgaagtatcaacgggatctttagaattgttgttagatctaaagacatattgtgataatacattgttaacagactccgtatgtgcttgattgatcacaagagattcaagtggtgtcgcaggttttgaagataaaagaagatttgaaaacgaagaagatTTCATATTAGTCTTCCTAtgttgtgaattgtgtgcacaaaacttgatcggttgggatccaactagaatcgatttatctttgatagattcgattgattagttgcgagAGATCGACactctctatatttctctttgagatctatatagattgagtgtgaatctaaacttgactacttcggtagttattgaatagattgatctaaccagacaaagcattttattagattaaacataagagcctttgtcaacgactcatctatatcttgtagaaagattgattagagtggttaccaaacgtattcttcctttgatgtttggaatatgatccaaaggacttgctattcacgtgcgtaacTTTAAAAGtcgaaggcgcggggatactgagcgaagtaagtagctaggggtactctgcttggtctcaactatacgaagttggtattagattttgtataacagctTAATTCTGCGAGTATTCAAAACTacactaggtcccagggtttttatgcatttgcggtttcctcgttaacaaaatcttgttgtgtcatttacttttctattccacaattataattattttttattataattaaaagtaaattacacttgtacgttaacttcgtgatacttgatagtgatcctatagagtttggtgatttccgaacctattatcaagtaacacactttgttgttgtattgtctcgatcttttatccatagtcaatcatacaagttatcttgttgtcgtattgtctcgatctcgtatccatagatgatcacacgaagtgtgaactgaattCTGTAGAGGACTTATCGGTTGAAATAAaaggattgtggtgtatttgggtaccctcgtcttttcacatacTACATCCgcttcaaaaaaagaagaaggctgGTTTCACGTACAAATTGCATATAAAACCAACCTATtgttttgaaacagagggagtaagaCTTATCTATACACAATCGTAAAGGAGAAAAAAAGATAAATTTAATAGCGTGTTTGTTTCAAGGGTATGAAATGCTATTCCGAGGTAACTGATTCCAAACTACATTTGGGAAAAAAATAACCGCAGGAATATGATTTCCCTAGGATTTAGATTCCCCCAAAATGGAGGAATAGGAAACCCATGTTGGATTTAGATTCCCCCAAAATGGAGGAATAGGAAACCCATGTTGGAGGTGGGTTTATGATTCCCGTTCTCGGGgaattgaaacttttatttaaaaTGAGAATTTTACCTATTATATGGATATTTATTATTTACGGATATTTCAACCATAAATTCagttatttttcaaatttacacacTTAAATCAAGTTTTCAACATATATTGTGTTACTAATCTTAATTTTAGGTAGAGTTTTCACTTATCTTAATTTCTTTCTAACGATTTTATATAATATATTTGTACTACATAAAATTATTTTAATGGGGAAATTTGCGTTACCTTCCCTgtcgaagatcataatttgagttacctccgcTACAGAAATAAAATGAATAAAACCTCCTCTCGTTACGTATTTCATCCAATACCAGTTAGCTGAGTCACCAATTTTATATATGCCgccgaaaaaaaaatgaaaaaatcaaactaCCCAAAATATTCTCAGTTTCTCCGGTTCTTTAAACCCAAAACAAAAAACACCCGGCCACATAACCGCCGCTCTCACGGTCGAAGAAATCCGATGGGGAGAaatcaaacagaaagaagaaaaaaaacaatcttACTGCTTGACAATTGTGGCCGCCATTAATTCCATCAACTTCCCGAGATCACCAGAAATCAACACCTTTAATCCCAGATCCATGCTCTTGTTTTTTTGCTAATACCCATCTCAATTTCCCAGCAACATCTCTTATTACTTCTGTTTCTTGATCAAATCCCCCGAGTCATCAATCCATTACTTCCCCATATCCCCAATTTCTGCCTTGCTGAAAACTCAAATCCATCTTTATTCGAAGCTATGGCCATGGCAACACATACCCATCTGCTCTTGATACCAGCAGATCTACAACCACCGACACCTTTGTAGGTTAAATAATCGAATTCCATGAAAACTTGGTCGACTTTATCTCAGTTAATACTAGTAtttaagatcatatgaaaaaccTCAATTAATTTCCTTTTTCTCTCGTACAGCCACCGTCGATCACCTTTTCTTCTCAAAGTTGTTGTGTGTTTCTCAATTGAATTTCGAACGAACCAAAACAACAGTGAGCCTAGATCCCTAATTTGTTGTTGTCAATTGCCTAAATTTCAGCCGACAAACGAGCCCGATTTCAACCCAATCTGTATTTCCTTCTTAGCTCTCTAATATGCAATCTTATTCTTCATCTCCCAACCCATCTGACCTTCGAACTCTCAAGTGTTCATCACCCTGTCTCAATTGAAAACAGCTACAGATccccttcttcaccagcagcaactgatgagaaagaaaagagaaagacgAGGATAACTTGGACATTTCACcaaatttttttacttttttgccACGTGTGTAGTACTGCCATGTCACCTAACTGGAAAACCAACAGAATATATAACCAGAGGAGATTTCACTAATTTTATTTCTGTAGGGGAGgcaactcaaattatgatcttcggcaggggaggtaacgcaaattccGCCTATTTTAATTTATAATACATATTTTATATCTTGGATGAGATAAATTAAGATATCTATTTTAATAAGGATATTATGAATAAAATACGATTGGTTTTAATATAATTAGATTATGTCCCATTCCTAATCATGTCGTAACCAAACATGAAGTGAGGGAGTGACATTCCTTGAGAATCACATTCCATAAGTTACATTCCCAGGAATCACAATCCCTTCCATAACCAAACACACTCTAAATTTTGCGACTCACTTTTAACCTTGCTAATTCAACAAGAGATTTAGATGATGATTAATTTCGCAACTTTTTCGGATTTGAGTTAGAAAATCCAAGCTCATTGTCTTCCATAGTGTTGTATCCTAAATTCCTcttcgtttttttcttcttttgtgaaagATTCTGATACCtagtttattaatttttttagatACCTAGGAGTCTGTGTCTAATGTAAGAGGTCGATTCTGATTAATAGCTCATAAATTATTGAGTAAAAGTCAAAAATAACTCAGTGTTGTCCGGTAATTTGGGATATAAATAGCGATGGCACGTTAACACTGGGTACAAGAAACTGGGTgccacaaactattttttgtatCTCGTTTTATGTCAAAATTATCTTGCAGTATACCCGGTTTTTAGAATACGTCGTTTAATTGGGAGCCCCTAAAAATAATTAGGGGCCCTGACCAATATGTTTCCCACACCAAAAATTATAGGGGCGTTCTAAAAGGTGGCGAAAATACTATTATACCCTTCTCTAATAACTAAACTAAAAATCGTATTAACCCTTAATCTAAGGCCCCCAATTTCATTTCCTATCAAAACTAAAAACTGTTCCTCTCCTCCCATATTCCTCTCTCTGCTCTCTGCTCTCTCCTCCTCCATTAACgacccaattttttttcttccaaccgATTCATCGTAGTAATCGCGATGcgaaaactttaatcgacgattaacttcttctacaaacatgGCACGTACTAAGCAGACTGCTAGGGAAGCTCTTCAGATCCCTAATTTGGTGGAGGCAGTAAACACTAGGGTTTATGTAAAAGGAGGGACGAAATCAAAAAAGGCGGAATCGGAGAAACATATGGCTCCAATCAGAAGGTATGTGAACTAAAATCCCATAATCTAACTCGGGTTTGCATTAGATTTGATAtgttgattgaaaaattaggttttcaaccggaaaattgcagttacagttcaAGGGTCGTTACTCACGATGTGTTTATTCCCTGACGATTTTTCATCTGCATGTTGCtcttatgaaaaatcgttaatgtATAGGCTGAAGGGGATAACGACCCTAGAGCTTGTTTTGCAAAAAAATTTCCCTAGATTAGAGTCGTCCTTTTAGTATGTACAATGTTGACGACTCTTGATGACGACTCGTTTTATAACTCAACGACCCTATGCTATGCAAAACTACCTTTCTGTCCAAAATAATTACATGGTCGTTAAGTTTTATATATAAACCATTAACGATTTCATGGCATGACGACCTTTTTTTATATCCTAACGACTATGTACTAAAAAAAACTTCCTCTCTGTCCAAAAAATTGATATGGTCGTCATCTAGAACCATCAGGGTCGTCATCTAGAACCATTAGAGTCGTCATATGTGTTGAAGGGTCGTTCATATTTATCATATTTTGATTGACGACCCTAAATCTGAGACAATGAAAATGATGTCTTAttggtttatctttttttgtctTTGGACTATTGTAGCAAGACGAAAGATAAGAATCCCCTGATaactcctccttcaagaccttcCCGCCATGATAAATACTTACTTGCCGGTCCATTACACGGAAAACGTCCAAGTGAGGTAGCCTTCTCTATCCGTGAACCCAGAGATAAAGGTAATGAGTCTTCGGATTCGTCGACTTCATCCTCTCCTGTTGTGTCTGCTTCTGGCAGcgatgaggaagaagaacaagaagaaattcTTATGAGAGGTGAATATGCtgttgatgaggatgatgaagatggtATTGATCGTAAAGGTGGTGATGGTCAAGGTGATGGTAAGGAGGATTTGGAgactgaggaggaggaggatgaaggtaatgatgatgcagaggaggaggatgatgaggaggatgatggaaatggtggtggtagtggtgatgaggaggatgatggtgatgatggtaaaggtgatggtggtgatgagtaggaggaggaagaggaggaggaggagcagCAGCAACATCCGGATGTACAAGCTAAGAAGAAGAAGTCAGGTCCAAATGCACCCAGGTCGAGACACATTCCTGCCCAACATTTGCAGCTGGAACGTCTTCGTGGTGGGAAAGCTAGAGGAGAACCTAAAGATGTCTGCGAATTTCTATTTGGATATAAGAGCAGTTGGGCTCGTACCATCTATGAGATAATCGTAACAACCGAAACTTTGCTTTTCATATGATTTGTTGATATTAAGTTTCTTATTTATGAATATTAATTGTTTCtcttttgtaggatcataagaatgtcACACGTCTTTTTAGACGCCAATCTTCATATGTAATAATGTCAAAATGGCCACTAgaaggtgaatgtgcaagagtGAGAGAGATTGTTGAAAAGTCAGGTTTGTATGCTGGGGTTGAGAAATCCATCATTATGTATGACAAGGTGGAAGTATCATGTTTCACCGAGAGGTTTTATGGTGAAACCGATACATTCCTATTTCTTTTTGGCAAGATGGCAGTGACTCCAGATGATGCAGAACATATTTTAGGGTTGCAAATGGAAGGAAAATCAACCGGTGACAAGTTCAAGAAAAACCTACCTTGGAAAGAAATTTATGTACTCACCTtgaagttgtttggttgggatgaAGCGACGACATATGCGCAATTCGTCCCGGGAAAGAAGTACCCAAAGAAAGAATTCAAGCTTAAGCCCCTTAGAAAGATGTATGTTGGTTCACTTAAGAAAGGCGGAGACAATAATCTCCTCTCTGATTTGGAAGTTCGTGCTACGGCGGCCGCATATCTGTTGTACGCCCTTGGTTCTGTTATATTTCCCGATAATAAAGGAAACAGATTCAGCGTCAACCTTCTTCAGCCTTTGGATCCATTGGACGAGGTGAGTAGGTACTCGCGGGGGACTGCCATAGTGGCACATTTGAATGCACATCTAGCAAAGCCCGGGAACGAACTTCTCAAATTAACGGGAATTTGGCTCTACTTCAGGTAATTGGAGTCATTAGAATTGTTTGGTGCATGTGtgtatgttgatggtggattttcaacaaaggacaaaaccgtaaaatcatgatattgcatgtttctgagttggcttcaggcatgtgacgattcatattttacaaaGCATGATGAATACgtttcctgaaaggcctccactagctgagcgttcagtgccacgcatttcatcatgtcctctatgtagaataatgtagtaaggcggttctccgtaagattgagagcaacaacgccttcaggacgtcggtgacactcactgttccctgactacatgagagagacccgcctctacatagaagaacgattgggcggttctccatatattgagagcaacaacgcctgcaggacgtcggtgacactcacttttccctgactatgtagagagaccgtgtacagatccaggcggttctccgtagattgagagcaatgatgagtgctaaaaagtgcatatttctatatctttttcttggcaattaactcatcttttgtgctctaattctccattttatcccatattctgtattttcattgttttcaagaataaatacttttcttaattaattttgtatttttaggttctaaataaagtttggatggaattacggagcgaaaagagcagaaaagtggtggaagccgagaggaattacgcaaggaagccgcgaggaatgttgtgcacaagaccaaaaggctagaaatgggcttaacaaggaagaattgttcttaaagaagatatgggcttggcatacccaaggccccaaaccctcacccaaacccatttccaatatccatacccgtttccctttttagacgtcagattggatcatctcagcatccaacggtcgcatcatcttcgtgcatcgaaatctgaagctcctgtcaaacactatagcacctaactccatcttgagccgtaagtttcgttgtacttccgcatccaacggtcgctttaagcttccttccatctcgccgttagatcgatccatcacctCCACATCCAAagtctcatcctcgctgtacaTCCAACTTGATGTCCCCGCTCAgcacccgagcacctaacacctatacccgtcagccaaacagaccttacccaattttccatcgaccaccttcttctccatcttctcccccatccctctgcaacagatccaccaacTCCATCGCCACCACACCCTCGTCTCTGCCAGCCACCAAATTCCACCAAAACATCACAACTactccaaccactaaaacccatcaccCCCCCCTTTCCATCTAGCTCCCTATTCCATCACTCTCTCACGTTtctctccctgaaaccctaagcgtgggagattgatgaagtaggtaaCCTAGAGCTGAAATTGACGCATGGAGGAAGTCTAGGAGAGGCAGACGCAAGTGGGTAGAAGTGTATGAGTGAAAttcgagaagtatgggtaagatttcgaaaccctaactgccctgatttgggggaattttgggatttttgtgtaggaaccctaattgattaatttgagtataaatagaaggtgttttgtgctgttgtgggcatgcctggattagccagagcaccctttggaggcctggattagccagtgctctccactgttaggttttgtaatcttctgttttaattccaagtttcaatttcaattactctttatgtttatcatgtttacaattattgtcaatatgttctaattactcttgctagggcttagatgaagcctggagaccttgttgggtagcaaaatcttagtgaacactcttgtaggtttaactgaattaggatgttagtgttcttggtgattgaagtcacctgtgattg comes from Papaver somniferum cultivar HN1 chromosome 7, ASM357369v1, whole genome shotgun sequence and encodes:
- the LOC113298306 gene encoding glutamic acid-rich protein-like isoform X1; the encoded protein is MARTKQTAREALQIPNLVEAVNTRVYVKGGTKSKKAESEKHMAPIRSKTKDKNPLITPPSRPSRHDKYLLAGPLHGKRPSEVAFSIREPRDKGNESSDSSTSSSPVVSASGSDEEEEQEEILMRGEYAVDEDDEDGIDRKGGDGQGDGKEDLETEEEEDEGNDDAEEEDDEEDDGNGGGSGDEEDDGDDGKGDGGDE
- the LOC113298306 gene encoding protein bfr2-like isoform X2, whose translation is MAPIRSKTKDKNPLITPPSRPSRHDKYLLAGPLHGKRPSEVAFSIREPRDKGNESSDSSTSSSPVVSASGSDEEEEQEEILMRGEYAVDEDDEDGIDRKGGDGQGDGKEDLETEEEEDEGNDDAEEEDDEEDDGNGGGSGDEEDDGDDGKGDGGDE